A stretch of the Schistocerca serialis cubense isolate TAMUIC-IGC-003099 chromosome 2, iqSchSeri2.2, whole genome shotgun sequence genome encodes the following:
- the LOC126458172 gene encoding THAP domain-containing protein 1-like — MVRSCAAFNCNSKNGSKDEDGNNVTFHRFPLTNDFLNRKWIVATRKENFQPTANHLLCFLHFEENCYLENYVNRRKLKDDVIPTVFGLPTPLKKVTKARKPPKPKKC, encoded by the exons atggttcgttcgtgtgctgcttttaattgtaacagtaagaatggaagcaaagacgaagacggaaacaatgttacatttcacag gtttccccttacaaatgattttctaaatcggaaatggatagttgctactcggaaAGAGAACTTCCAACCtacagcaaatcatttgctgtgctttcttcattttgaagagaattgttacctggaaaattatgtaaatagacgtaAACTGAAGGACGATGttataccgacagtatttggacTTCCAACTCCtttgaaaaag gttaccaaggcaaGGAAACCTCCAAAGCCAAAAAAATGTTGA